One window of Treponema denticola genomic DNA carries:
- a CDS encoding ABC transporter ATP-binding protein, which yields MPEIILQNLTKRWGKFYGTDNLNLTIENNSFITLLGPSGCGKTTTLRMIAGLETPTSGKIIIDGETVFDSEKGINIPANKRKVGFLFQNYALWPNMTVYENISFGLKNIKELMPLCDFEIKRIDDLKKILNECGKAVEIIIDSQTKDKKKGNRLDEKTALIKLIDNFIISEYTAKTILSYGLEKAENREEKVKAIIASLDEKRASLLEKHKKNGFSVNGNYELVDEKGEVIKKIRKLENEEIDLIVRRVSRIVKIGMFMDRYPNELSGGQQQRVAIARTLAPGPKVLFMDEPLSNLDAKLRLEMRSELQRLHLDTKSTFIYVTHDQLEAMTLATKICLMDNSLLQQYDAPLDIYEKPVNLFTADFIGNPSINFIEAAGETSAEGDFNLSCLEGLKFKFKPAQKIDYKEWLLQTEAEIKKQREEEAERTKNAEKENKILPFKYHIAKADEAEFDLNSPAPTEKDFIIGVRPEFIKIHENGKLTGSIYSSMPTGMETTVKIKVGNFLLTGVVFLNITYKIGEKIKFDIEGDRIMLFSSLNQRLISLGCLEKEDVESV from the coding sequence ATGCCTGAGATAATTTTACAAAACCTTACCAAAAGATGGGGAAAATTTTACGGAACTGATAATTTAAATTTAACCATAGAAAATAATTCGTTTATTACCCTGCTGGGACCTTCAGGCTGCGGCAAAACAACAACGCTTAGAATGATTGCCGGTCTTGAAACTCCGACAAGCGGAAAGATAATCATCGACGGGGAAACGGTTTTTGACAGCGAGAAAGGTATAAACATTCCTGCAAATAAAAGAAAGGTCGGTTTTTTGTTTCAAAACTATGCCCTTTGGCCGAATATGACCGTTTATGAAAACATAAGTTTCGGCTTAAAAAACATCAAAGAGCTCATGCCTCTCTGCGATTTTGAAATTAAAAGAATAGATGACTTAAAAAAGATTTTAAATGAATGTGGAAAAGCTGTGGAAATTATTATCGACTCGCAGACTAAAGACAAGAAAAAAGGTAATAGACTTGATGAAAAAACAGCCTTGATAAAGTTAATAGATAACTTTATTATTTCAGAATATACGGCAAAAACGATTTTGTCTTACGGGCTTGAAAAAGCTGAAAATCGTGAAGAAAAAGTAAAGGCAATAATTGCTTCTTTAGATGAAAAGAGGGCATCTCTTTTAGAGAAACACAAGAAAAATGGGTTTTCGGTAAATGGCAACTACGAACTTGTAGATGAAAAAGGCGAAGTTATAAAAAAAATACGTAAGCTCGAAAACGAAGAAATAGACTTAATAGTCCGCCGTGTTTCCCGCATCGTAAAAATCGGAATGTTTATGGATCGGTATCCCAATGAGCTTTCAGGCGGACAACAGCAAAGGGTTGCCATTGCCCGAACCTTAGCTCCCGGGCCCAAAGTGCTTTTTATGGATGAGCCCCTTTCAAACCTTGATGCAAAACTCCGGCTTGAAATGCGGAGCGAATTGCAGCGCCTTCATTTGGATACAAAATCAACATTTATCTATGTTACCCATGATCAGCTGGAAGCTATGACTCTGGCAACAAAGATATGCTTGATGGATAACAGTCTTTTGCAGCAATATGATGCACCATTGGATATCTATGAAAAACCGGTAAACTTATTTACCGCAGATTTTATAGGCAATCCTTCGATAAATTTTATAGAAGCTGCGGGCGAAACTTCTGCAGAAGGAGATTTTAATTTAAGCTGTTTAGAAGGCTTGAAATTTAAGTTTAAGCCCGCTCAAAAAATAGATTATAAAGAATGGCTTTTGCAAACAGAGGCTGAAATTAAAAAACAAAGAGAAGAAGAAGCTGAGCGCACAAAAAATGCAGAAAAGGAAAATAAGATTTTGCCTTTTAAGTATCACATTGCAAAGGCCGATGAAGCAGAGTTTGATTTAAATTCTCCGGCACCTACTGAAAAAGATTTTATCATCGGAGTCCGACCTGAGTTTATCAAAATACACGAAAACGGAAAACTAACAGGTTCTATATACAGCTCGATGCCCACAGGTATGGAAACTACCGTCAAAATTAAGGTGGGGAACTTCCTTTTAACGGGTGTCGTATTTTTAAATATAACCTACAAGATAGGTGAAAAAATAAAATTCGATATTGAAGGCGATAGGATTATGCTCTTTTCAAGCCTTAATCAAAGATTGATTTCTTTGGGCTGCTTGGAAAAAGAGGATGTGGAAAGTGTTTAA
- a CDS encoding ABC transporter permease, which yields MEEILAKTIPVFLNQSKDFFRKPQNLILLIFGIVLSVTTIAPIVTILLDTVTVHPGTIDAMHGPDGFTVFNWKDIFTGSLAIRNFWNPLTNTLLLAIFSCIGAILIGGIFAYLITRTNIKCKKYLNVVFIFPYIMPQWTLALTWMNLFKSTAVTGGSNGILADLFGVTMPAWWAEGLFPAIVVLSLHYAAFAYILIGGIFKNMDSNLEEAALILNTSKSKIFRKVTLPLLRPAILSTILLVFGSAMGSYPVPHYLKLTTLSTKYIDLKVVRTGQASIIGVVMMLFGILILITNRLSMKSRKNYTTITGKSGQVSKVNVGKIGQYLIPAILIIFTLFTGIYPVISFAFETFLPNPGDYSFFRTGNFANLTLKWWTHHSAEDVGMYGQFGILYNRAFWMSFKGTMIVAFFCAFLAGTIGLLIGYSVSKHRRNKFANYVNDIAFLPYLLPSLAVGIAFFIFGSMLGIYDTFLLLIIVGTIKYIPFSSRSSLNSMLQISNEIEESALIQDTPWHKRMTRIIIPIQKTAILSGYLLPFITCVRELTLFMLLCSQSKISTTMLDYYDEMGLYAFSSAINLILIIFILAVNFGLNKLTKAGIDSGLGGR from the coding sequence GTGGAGGAGATTTTGGCTAAGACAATTCCGGTTTTTTTAAATCAAAGTAAGGATTTTTTTAGAAAACCTCAAAACCTGATATTGCTGATATTCGGTATCGTGCTTTCGGTTACAACTATAGCTCCGATAGTAACTATTCTTTTGGACACGGTTACGGTTCATCCCGGTACCATAGATGCTATGCATGGGCCTGACGGTTTTACCGTTTTTAACTGGAAAGATATTTTTACCGGCTCTCTTGCCATAAGGAATTTTTGGAACCCGCTTACAAACACTCTGCTGCTTGCGATATTCAGCTGTATAGGGGCTATCTTAATAGGCGGAATTTTTGCATATTTGATTACACGCACAAATATAAAATGCAAAAAATATCTTAATGTCGTTTTTATTTTTCCGTATATAATGCCTCAGTGGACATTGGCTCTTACTTGGATGAACCTCTTTAAGAGTACTGCCGTTACGGGAGGCTCTAACGGAATACTTGCAGATCTTTTCGGAGTTACAATGCCTGCATGGTGGGCTGAGGGCCTATTCCCCGCAATTGTTGTTTTGTCCCTGCACTATGCAGCCTTTGCCTATATTTTAATCGGCGGTATATTTAAAAATATGGATTCCAATTTGGAAGAAGCCGCCTTGATTTTAAATACCTCAAAATCAAAGATTTTCCGCAAAGTAACCCTTCCATTATTAAGACCTGCCATCCTATCGACCATCTTGCTCGTTTTCGGAAGTGCTATGGGTAGCTATCCGGTTCCTCACTATTTAAAACTGACAACCCTTTCCACCAAATATATAGACTTAAAGGTTGTAAGAACGGGGCAGGCCAGTATTATCGGCGTAGTGATGATGCTCTTCGGAATTTTAATTCTGATTACAAACAGGCTCAGCATGAAATCCCGAAAAAATTATACGACAATTACCGGAAAAAGCGGACAGGTCAGCAAAGTAAATGTGGGAAAAATCGGGCAATATTTAATTCCTGCAATTTTAATTATCTTTACCTTATTTACCGGAATATATCCGGTTATCTCCTTTGCCTTTGAAACCTTTTTGCCTAACCCTGGAGACTACAGCTTTTTTAGGACGGGTAATTTTGCAAACCTAACCTTAAAATGGTGGACACATCACTCGGCAGAAGATGTCGGTATGTACGGACAATTCGGTATTTTATATAACCGTGCCTTTTGGATGAGTTTTAAAGGAACAATGATTGTTGCCTTTTTCTGCGCCTTCCTTGCAGGAACGATAGGGCTTTTGATAGGCTATTCGGTAAGCAAGCATAGAAGAAACAAGTTTGCAAATTACGTAAACGACATAGCTTTTTTGCCCTACCTTTTGCCTTCGCTTGCAGTTGGTATAGCCTTCTTTATATTCGGGTCTATGCTGGGAATATATGATACATTTTTACTTTTAATAATAGTCGGAACAATTAAGTATATTCCTTTTTCGTCGAGAAGCTCTCTTAACTCGATGCTTCAAATCAGCAATGAAATAGAAGAGTCGGCCTTGATACAGGATACGCCCTGGCATAAGCGTATGACAAGGATAATAATTCCCATTCAAAAGACGGCAATTTTAAGCGGTTATCTTTTGCCCTTTATAACCTGTGTTCGGGAATTAACCTTATTTATGCTCTTGTGCAGTCAATCCAAGATAAGCACAACCATGCTTGACTATTATGACGAAATGGGCTTATACGCCTTTTCAAGTGCAATCAACTTAATTTTAATTATATTTATTTTGGCCGTAAATTTCGGATTAAACAAGCTTACAAAGGCCGGAATTGATTCAGGACTAGGAGGAAGATAA
- a CDS encoding alpha/beta hydrolase, whose amino-acid sequence MFFDNYPIKLSDTTKPFFLKGLKTAPAILLIHGYTGSTREMIWLGHQLNEAGYNVYIPRLPGHGTNKNDFLASNWKDWLRKVCDEYIDLCAMYERVFVGGLSMGGVLTSLIAARFNPEKIFLCAPAFIAKDNRIKLTPFLKFFIKKASTVKKTYENDPEYGRAIADYNGIEYLEKSADLYKLQKLAIKNMIFIKSQTLTILSKADNLVSFKVKDLMDKNLRTQNEYLILEKSSHVVTNDVEKELVAKKIIEFLKD is encoded by the coding sequence GTGTTTTTTGACAATTATCCTATTAAACTTTCAGATACAACGAAGCCCTTTTTTTTAAAAGGTCTAAAAACCGCTCCGGCTATTTTACTGATTCATGGTTACACGGGCTCTACGCGTGAAATGATTTGGCTGGGTCATCAGCTAAATGAAGCCGGCTACAATGTCTACATACCTCGACTTCCCGGACACGGCACAAATAAGAATGATTTTTTGGCTAGTAACTGGAAGGATTGGCTGCGCAAAGTTTGTGATGAGTACATTGATCTCTGTGCAATGTATGAACGAGTTTTTGTCGGCGGTCTTTCGATGGGGGGGGTACTAACCTCTCTGATTGCAGCACGTTTTAATCCTGAAAAGATATTTTTATGTGCTCCGGCTTTTATTGCAAAAGATAATCGGATAAAACTTACTCCTTTTTTAAAGTTTTTTATCAAAAAGGCATCAACCGTCAAAAAAACTTATGAAAACGATCCCGAATACGGCAGAGCAATAGCGGACTACAATGGTATAGAGTATTTAGAAAAATCTGCTGACCTGTATAAGCTTCAAAAATTAGCAATAAAAAATATGATTTTTATCAAATCCCAAACTCTTACAATTTTATCAAAAGCAGACAATTTAGTGTCATTTAAAGTAAAAGACCTCATGGATAAGAATTTAAGAACTCAAAATGAGTATCTTATACTCGAAAAAAGCAGTCATGTTGTTACAAATGATGTTGAAAAGGAGCTTGTAGCAAAAAAAATAATAGAATTCCTAAAGGATTAA
- a CDS encoding adenosine deaminase produces the protein MRDFDYYKKQPKADTHNHLNLSMEYSDYKKWAGFEIPNFPRKMNGLDEMHEIIGKYTRPACTTSKHVIDLIEMSILTAIKDNVVSIEGSVDISFIRQFNENLDAFLEGISNIVKKYKNKIKIIPELGISKTIDQSFLKQWIEPMMSSKVFKNIDLYGPEVSEGIEQCLYIFKLAEKYGLKKKAHIGEFSDAASVKNFVEMFNLDEVQHGIGAAQNDKVLQFLADRKIRCNVCPQSNVMLGAVKDLKSHPLRKMMDAGVPISIGTDDILFFGKTNSEQFYDLVKVNLITEKEADKLMSVR, from the coding sequence ATGAGAGATTTTGATTACTATAAAAAGCAGCCCAAAGCTGATACTCATAATCATTTAAATTTAAGTATGGAGTATTCCGACTATAAAAAATGGGCTGGTTTTGAAATTCCCAATTTTCCCCGAAAAATGAACGGTCTTGATGAAATGCATGAGATAATCGGAAAATATACCCGTCCTGCATGTACGACATCAAAACACGTTATAGATCTGATAGAAATGTCCATACTAACTGCAATAAAAGACAATGTTGTTTCTATTGAAGGATCCGTTGATATTAGCTTTATCAGACAATTTAACGAAAATTTGGATGCTTTTTTGGAAGGAATAAGCAATATAGTAAAAAAATATAAAAATAAAATCAAAATCATTCCTGAGCTGGGAATATCAAAGACCATAGATCAAAGTTTTTTAAAACAATGGATAGAACCAATGATGTCATCAAAGGTTTTTAAAAATATAGACCTTTACGGCCCTGAAGTTTCCGAGGGTATAGAACAGTGCCTATATATATTTAAATTGGCCGAAAAATACGGCTTAAAAAAGAAAGCTCATATCGGAGAATTCTCGGATGCGGCTTCAGTCAAGAATTTTGTTGAAATGTTTAATTTGGACGAAGTACAGCATGGTATAGGGGCAGCCCAAAACGATAAGGTGCTGCAATTTTTAGCCGACAGAAAAATTCGCTGCAATGTTTGTCCGCAGAGCAATGTAATGCTGGGGGCAGTCAAAGATCTAAAATCCCATCCGTTACGAAAAATGATGGATGCAGGAGTTCCTATAAGCATAGGAACCGATGATATTCTCTTTTTTGGAAAAACAAACAGCGAGCAGTTTTATGACCTTGTCAAGGTAAACCTAATAACCGAAAAAGAAGCCGATAAGCTGATGTCTGTCAGATAA
- a CDS encoding sulfite exporter TauE/SafE family protein — protein sequence MYISLQAMIFLCFCVFLAGFVDSAAGGGGLISIPAYFFVGLPAHTAIGCNKFSAACGTTFSAFRFFKHGALEWRIALVSALFSFISSYLGMKIALGIDQVFLKKAMILILPAIACILLLKRNFGNENKSKEIPQKKAFALAALIGACVGFYDGLIGPGTGTIAIIAYSAWMRYDLKTASGNAKLLNLASNYASLTAVLLNNKVIFSIAIPAAVCGIIGNYLGAGFALKKGAAFIRPLMIVVIILLFAKLFYDVFGERILGLF from the coding sequence ATGTATATATCGTTACAGGCAATGATTTTTTTATGTTTTTGTGTTTTTCTTGCAGGTTTTGTAGATTCGGCTGCAGGCGGCGGCGGACTTATTTCTATTCCGGCCTATTTTTTTGTAGGTCTTCCGGCTCATACGGCTATAGGCTGTAATAAGTTTTCGGCAGCATGCGGGACAACTTTTTCGGCCTTTCGGTTTTTTAAACATGGAGCTCTTGAGTGGCGGATAGCCTTAGTTTCTGCCTTATTTTCTTTTATTTCTTCATATCTGGGCATGAAAATTGCCTTGGGAATAGACCAAGTTTTTCTAAAAAAAGCTATGATTTTAATACTTCCGGCAATAGCTTGTATTCTTTTATTAAAACGGAACTTCGGCAATGAAAATAAATCAAAGGAAATACCTCAAAAAAAGGCTTTTGCTTTGGCTGCTTTGATAGGTGCTTGTGTAGGTTTTTATGACGGGCTTATAGGGCCGGGAACAGGGACGATTGCGATTATAGCTTATTCTGCATGGATGAGGTATGACCTAAAAACGGCATCGGGGAATGCCAAGCTTTTAAACCTCGCTTCAAATTATGCTTCGTTGACGGCCGTTCTTTTGAATAATAAGGTTATTTTTTCAATTGCAATTCCTGCTGCTGTTTGCGGTATTATCGGGAATTACTTAGGTGCGGGATTTGCTTTAAAGAAAGGTGCTGCATTTATCAGGCCGCTTATGATTGTGGTTATAATCTTGTTGTTTGCAAAATTATTTTATGATGTATTCGGCGAGAGGATCTTAGGGTTATTTTAA
- a CDS encoding DMT family transporter: MKLTSKQKGIMFLILSALCFASMNLSAKLAGSLPSMQKAFFRNLIAAVVSFAVLINSKEKFHLNKKNLPFFFMRAIFGTMGIVGNFYAIEHMLLADASILAKLAPFFAILFSFLFLKEKIKLYQILAVITAFSASLLIIKPAFADTGHVIAALIGACGGMMAGAAYTCVRCLSLKGEKGPLIVFFFSFFSILMLLPVFIIFYQPMSLYQIIMLLIAGLLGTGGQFCVTAAYAHAPAGSISVYDYTQIVFSAIFGFAFLGELPDRWSLLGFAIIFAVALFMFLHHEDKTEVHVDLN, from the coding sequence ATGAAATTAACATCGAAACAAAAGGGTATTATGTTTTTAATTTTGTCGGCTCTTTGCTTTGCATCGATGAATTTGTCGGCAAAGCTTGCCGGTAGTTTGCCTTCAATGCAGAAGGCTTTTTTTAGAAATCTAATAGCGGCTGTTGTGTCCTTTGCCGTGCTTATAAATTCAAAGGAAAAATTTCATTTGAATAAAAAAAATCTACCCTTCTTTTTTATGAGGGCAATTTTCGGCACTATGGGGATTGTCGGAAACTTTTATGCGATAGAGCACATGCTCCTTGCGGATGCTTCTATTCTTGCAAAACTGGCTCCTTTTTTTGCCATTCTGTTTTCTTTTTTATTTTTAAAGGAAAAAATAAAGCTATATCAAATCCTTGCGGTAATCACGGCTTTTTCGGCAAGCCTTCTTATAATAAAACCGGCCTTTGCAGATACAGGCCATGTGATTGCAGCTCTTATAGGAGCTTGCGGAGGAATGATGGCAGGAGCCGCCTATACTTGTGTCCGCTGTCTTTCTCTTAAAGGTGAAAAGGGTCCTCTCATCGTATTTTTCTTTTCATTTTTTTCGATTTTAATGCTGCTTCCGGTTTTTATTATTTTTTATCAACCGATGAGCCTTTATCAAATCATTATGCTCTTAATTGCAGGGCTTTTGGGAACGGGAGGTCAATTTTGTGTAACCGCAGCTTATGCCCATGCTCCGGCCGGTTCAATTTCGGTTTATGATTATACCCAAATAGTTTTTTCTGCAATTTTCGGATTTGCTTTTTTAGGAGAACTTCCCGACCGATGGAGCCTTTTGGGTTTTGCCATAATTTTTGCAGTAGCTCTTTTTATGTTCTTACACCATGAAGATAAGACAGAAGTTCATGTAGATTTAAATTGA
- the fic gene encoding protein adenylyltransferase Fic — MKDEEKLTKIRALDLWDKNLIDNIEVGTFKGLQEIHRYLFQDIFDFAGEIRKVNISKGNFRFAPILFLAENLKIIDKMKSETFDEIVDKYVELNVAHPFREGNGRSMRIWLDALLKYRLGRCVDWSKIDKFSYLSAMERSPINSLELKVLLESALTDDIQNREIYMRGIQASYEYEGMSKYDIGDM, encoded by the coding sequence ATGAAAGATGAAGAAAAGCTGACAAAGATACGGGCTCTCGATCTTTGGGATAAAAATTTAATTGATAATATTGAAGTTGGAACCTTTAAGGGTTTGCAAGAAATACATCGGTACCTGTTTCAAGATATTTTTGATTTTGCAGGAGAAATTAGAAAGGTAAATATTTCAAAGGGGAATTTCCGCTTTGCTCCGATTTTATTTTTGGCTGAAAACCTTAAAATAATCGATAAGATGAAGTCGGAAACCTTTGACGAAATTGTGGATAAATATGTAGAATTAAATGTTGCTCATCCTTTTAGGGAAGGCAATGGAAGAAGTATGAGGATATGGCTGGATGCTCTTTTAAAATACCGCCTGGGACGCTGTGTTGATTGGTCAAAGATAGATAAGTTTTCTTATTTAAGTGCGATGGAGCGCTCTCCGATAAACAGTCTGGAACTTAAGGTTTTATTGGAATCTGCTCTGACTGATGATATTCAAAATAGGGAAATTTATATGAGGGGTATACAGGCGTCTTATGAATATGAAGGCATGAGCAAGTATGATATAGGGGATATGTAA
- a CDS encoding virulence RhuM family protein has translation MNELKELSFLMYTSKEENISVNVIVKDETIWLTQKAMAELFGVGIPAISKHLKNIFDEGELDRFSTVSILEIVQKEGNRNIKRDTEFFNLDAIISVGYRVNSQKATKFRIWATGVLKEYMIKGFTLDDERLKQGKTLFGQDYFRELLERVRSIRASERRIWQQITDIFAECSLDYNKDDQITKDFYAMVQNKFHYAISGKTAAEIVYESADSKKENMGLMTWKNSPKGRILKSDVSIAKNYLDEKSIKRLERAITGYFDYIEDIIERENTFTMQEFAQSVNEFLAFRRYDILQNKGKISHAKAKEKAESEYDIFNKTQKIESDFDRELKKLTKEMSHER, from the coding sequence ATGAATGAACTAAAAGAACTTTCGTTTTTAATGTACACCTCAAAAGAGGAAAACATATCGGTTAATGTTATTGTAAAAGATGAAACTATTTGGCTTACCCAAAAAGCCATGGCTGAACTTTTTGGTGTGGGAATTCCGGCCATATCCAAACATTTAAAAAATATCTTTGATGAGGGAGAACTGGACCGTTTTTCAACTGTTTCCATTTTGGAAATAGTTCAAAAAGAAGGGAATCGGAATATAAAACGAGATACTGAGTTTTTCAATTTAGATGCTATCATCTCGGTTGGCTACCGTGTAAATTCACAAAAAGCAACTAAATTCCGTATTTGGGCGACAGGAGTTTTAAAAGAATATATGATAAAAGGCTTTACCCTTGATGATGAAAGATTAAAACAGGGTAAAACACTTTTCGGTCAGGACTATTTTAGAGAGTTATTGGAGCGTGTCCGCTCAATCCGTGCAAGTGAAAGGCGTATATGGCAGCAGATAACCGATATTTTTGCTGAATGTTCCCTAGATTATAATAAAGACGATCAAATTACAAAAGATTTTTATGCTATGGTGCAAAATAAATTCCATTATGCTATAAGCGGAAAAACAGCTGCTGAAATTGTATATGAAAGTGCAGACAGCAAAAAAGAAAATATGGGGCTTATGACATGGAAGAATTCTCCTAAGGGGCGTATTTTAAAATCTGATGTCAGTATTGCAAAAAACTATCTTGATGAAAAATCCATAAAAAGACTTGAACGGGCTATTACCGGATATTTTGATTATATCGAAGACATAATAGAAAGGGAAAATACCTTTACTATGCAGGAATTTGCCCAAAGTGTAAACGAATTTTTAGCTTTCCGCCGATATGATATTCTTCAAAATAAAGGAAAAATTTCACATGCTAAGGCAAAAGAAAAAGCCGAATCGGAATATGATATATTTAATAAAACACAAAAAATAGAATCGGACTTTGATCGGGAGTTAAAAAAACTTACAAAGGAGATGAGCCATGAAAGATGA
- a CDS encoding GNAT family N-acetyltransferase yields MVVREVTIDDYKDIWNLNKNALGYDFPLEKTKNQLEKILTGKGAKIFGAFVDGKLIGYVHVSDYECSFSDSLKNIIGIAVDPSYRKQGIGRALLSQAESWARETGAAGIRLVSSVGRTEAHKFYEAMGYTSKKEQKNFRKIF; encoded by the coding sequence TTGGTAGTACGAGAAGTTACTATAGATGATTATAAAGATATTTGGAACTTAAATAAGAATGCTCTGGGTTATGATTTTCCTTTGGAAAAAACAAAAAATCAGTTGGAAAAAATTTTGACCGGCAAGGGAGCTAAAATTTTTGGAGCCTTTGTTGACGGTAAATTAATCGGCTATGTACATGTTTCCGATTATGAATGTTCTTTTAGTGACAGCTTAAAAAATATTATAGGTATTGCCGTTGATCCCTCATACCGAAAGCAGGGAATAGGCAGAGCCCTTCTTAGTCAGGCTGAATCTTGGGCGAGAGAAACCGGAGCCGCAGGTATAAGACTTGTATCAAGTGTAGGCCGTACCGAGGCCCATAAATTCTACGAAGCAATGGGATATACCAGCAAAAAAGAACAAAAAAATTTTAGAAAAATATTTTAG
- a CDS encoding prolyl oligopeptidase family serine peptidase produces the protein MGKYKNQNIIEERVEIEGIPCLRFYPSEISGFVQPFPTVFYYHGWSSEKNKQKLMGYVFSTLGYQVILPDAVHHGERNKFEDYDKALNEFFLPTIMQNLAEFSILKDYAVKNCNADKNRLAVSGHSMGGFTTAGIFTHNPSVKTAVVFNGACDWQNAILQIEKEYDEAHIEFDEATKKVDPAQNIGKLLNRPLFLLHGIKDSLVSYKIQKQFYDSTLPLYKNKELLKLMSVERMNHYISIQMLDEAILWLGENL, from the coding sequence ATGGGCAAATACAAAAATCAAAATATAATCGAAGAGCGTGTAGAAATTGAGGGAATACCTTGTCTGCGTTTTTATCCTTCAGAAATAAGCGGTTTTGTTCAGCCTTTTCCTACCGTATTTTATTATCACGGCTGGTCTTCAGAAAAAAATAAGCAAAAGCTGATGGGCTATGTTTTTTCGACTTTGGGTTATCAGGTAATCTTACCCGATGCAGTCCATCACGGTGAAAGAAATAAATTTGAAGATTATGATAAGGCTTTAAACGAATTTTTTTTGCCTACAATTATGCAAAACCTTGCCGAGTTTTCCATACTAAAAGATTATGCCGTTAAAAATTGCAATGCCGATAAAAACCGCCTTGCCGTTTCAGGACATTCTATGGGAGGCTTTACTACGGCAGGAATCTTTACCCATAATCCAAGCGTAAAAACAGCGGTCGTTTTTAACGGTGCCTGCGATTGGCAAAATGCAATTCTTCAAATCGAAAAAGAATATGATGAAGCCCATATCGAATTTGATGAGGCAACAAAAAAAGTCGACCCCGCTCAAAACATCGGTAAGCTCCTAAACCGTCCTCTTTTCTTACTACACGGAATAAAGGACTCCCTAGTTTCTTATAAGATTCAAAAACAATTTTACGATTCAACCTTACCGCTTTATAAAAACAAGGAGCTTTTAAAGTTAATGAGTGTTGAAAGAATGAACCATTATATAAGTATTCAAATGCTGGATGAGGCCATTCTATGGCTTGGAGAAAACTTATGA